A stretch of the Bordetella genomosp. 8 genome encodes the following:
- a CDS encoding SpoVR family protein — MSSVLSKLEGPRSDRSVEPISTGSEWTFDLIRRYDEAIAEVAAEFKLDTYPNQIEIITSEQMLDAYASAGLPVGYPHWSYGKEFILNEQAYRRGVQGLAYEIVINSNPCISYLMEENSMAMQALVIAHACYGHNSFFKGNYLFRQWTDAEGVLDYLVFARNYVMACEERYGIEAVEEIIDSCHALSSHGVDRYKRPNPVSYKEELQRVADREEYQRVQFNDLWRTVPKAEQQDTARKTVFPAEPEENILYFIEKYSPKLQTWQRELVRIVRKVAQYYYPQMQTKVMNEGWATFWHYTILNRLHEKGLVDDGFMIEFLHSHTSVVSQRGFDQRGYGGINPYALGFAMMTDIRRICENPTEEDRRWFPDIAGADWLKTLDFAMRNFKDESFISQYLSPKLIRDFRFFAISDHEQNPQLEVVAIHDDDGYRHVRKLLAEQHNRDNLVPDVQVLQYNRDTDRSLVLRHQQTRGRPLVPEEADQVMKHLARLWGFKVRMEETDADGHTLAFRELTI; from the coding sequence ATGAGCAGTGTACTCAGCAAGCTGGAAGGGCCGCGGTCTGACCGTTCGGTCGAGCCCATCTCCACGGGATCCGAGTGGACCTTCGACCTGATCCGCCGTTACGACGAAGCCATCGCCGAGGTCGCGGCCGAGTTCAAGCTGGACACCTACCCCAACCAGATCGAGATCATCACGTCCGAGCAGATGCTGGACGCGTATGCGTCCGCCGGCCTGCCGGTGGGCTATCCGCACTGGTCGTACGGCAAAGAGTTCATCCTCAACGAACAGGCATACCGGCGCGGCGTGCAGGGGCTGGCCTACGAGATCGTCATCAATTCCAACCCCTGCATCTCCTATCTGATGGAAGAAAACTCCATGGCGATGCAGGCGCTGGTGATCGCGCATGCCTGCTATGGCCATAATTCCTTCTTCAAGGGAAACTACCTGTTCCGCCAGTGGACCGACGCCGAAGGCGTGCTGGATTACCTGGTGTTCGCGCGGAACTACGTCATGGCCTGCGAAGAGCGCTATGGCATCGAGGCGGTGGAGGAAATCATCGATTCCTGCCATGCGCTGTCGTCCCATGGCGTCGACCGCTACAAGCGGCCCAATCCGGTTTCCTACAAGGAAGAGCTGCAGCGTGTGGCCGACCGCGAGGAATACCAGCGCGTGCAGTTCAACGACCTGTGGCGCACCGTGCCCAAGGCCGAGCAGCAGGATACGGCCAGGAAAACCGTGTTTCCGGCGGAGCCCGAGGAAAACATCCTCTATTTCATCGAGAAGTATTCGCCCAAGCTGCAGACCTGGCAGCGCGAGCTGGTCCGCATCGTCCGCAAGGTGGCGCAGTACTACTACCCGCAGATGCAGACCAAGGTGATGAACGAAGGCTGGGCCACCTTCTGGCACTACACCATCCTGAACCGCCTGCATGAAAAAGGGCTGGTCGACGATGGCTTCATGATCGAATTCCTGCACAGCCATACCAGCGTGGTAAGTCAGCGCGGCTTCGATCAGCGCGGCTACGGCGGTATCAATCCCTACGCCCTGGGCTTCGCCATGATGACCGACATCCGGCGCATCTGCGAAAACCCCACGGAAGAGGACCGCCGCTGGTTCCCGGACATCGCCGGGGCCGACTGGCTGAAGACCCTGGACTTCGCCATGCGGAATTTCAAGGACGAGTCCTTCATCTCCCAGTACCTGTCGCCCAAGCTCATCCGCGATTTCCGTTTCTTCGCGATCTCCGATCACGAGCAGAATCCGCAGCTGGAAGTGGTCGCCATCCACGACGACGACGGCTATCGCCATGTGCGCAAGCTGCTGGCGGAACAGCATAATCGCGACAACCTGGTGCCCGACGTCCAGGTATTGCAGTACAACCGCGATACGGATCGCTCGCTGGTGCTGCGACATCAGCAGACGCGGGGCCGGCCGCTGGTGCCGGAGGAAGCCGACCAAGTGATGAAACACCTGGCGCGCCTGTGGGGCTTCAAGGTGCGGATGGAAGAAACGGACGCCGACGGGCATACGCTGGCCTTCCGGGAACTGACGATCTGA
- a CDS encoding YeaH/YhbH family protein, whose amino-acid sequence MNSLIDRRLNGRNKSTVNRERFLRRYKTQVRKAVRDLIRERSIEEMDQGGEINLPTRDISEPRLRHGAGGDREIVHPGNREFAKGDTIDRPDGGGQGGGRGDPGEGDSVDQFTFTLSRAEFLNFFFEDLELPHLARNQLGDVHQKKWHRAGYTTSGSPSSLAVGRTLKASLSRRIALSIGARRELTEAEDKLEELERGGASVALLEAARAEVESARERVARVPFLDEIDLRYRHRVSVAVPMARAVMFCLMDVSGSMDENKKDLAKRFFTLLYLFLMRKYERVELVFIRHTDNAEEVDEDTFFHDPKSGGTVVLSALELMNDIIEKRYSPSTWNIYAAQASDGDSFGADAARSARYLSEHLLTAARYFAYIEIHDTHDVRKSSLWAEYEREPAEHFVMRRISERGEIFSVFHELFRKEAVA is encoded by the coding sequence ATGAATTCACTTATCGATCGTCGTCTCAACGGACGCAACAAGAGCACCGTGAACCGCGAGCGGTTCCTGCGGCGCTACAAAACCCAGGTTCGTAAGGCGGTGCGGGACCTGATACGCGAGCGCTCGATCGAAGAGATGGACCAGGGTGGGGAGATCAACCTTCCCACCCGGGATATCTCCGAGCCCCGGCTGCGCCATGGCGCCGGCGGGGACCGCGAAATCGTGCATCCGGGCAACCGGGAATTCGCCAAGGGCGACACCATCGACCGTCCCGACGGGGGCGGGCAGGGTGGCGGCCGCGGCGATCCGGGCGAAGGCGATTCGGTGGACCAGTTCACCTTCACCCTGTCGCGGGCCGAGTTCCTGAACTTCTTCTTCGAGGATCTGGAACTACCGCATCTGGCGCGCAACCAGCTGGGCGACGTGCACCAGAAGAAGTGGCACCGGGCGGGCTACACCACGAGCGGTTCGCCCAGTTCGCTGGCGGTGGGACGCACCCTGAAGGCTTCCCTGTCGCGGCGTATCGCGCTGAGCATCGGCGCCCGCCGCGAACTGACCGAAGCCGAAGACAAGCTGGAAGAGCTGGAACGCGGCGGCGCGTCCGTGGCGCTGCTGGAAGCCGCGCGCGCCGAAGTCGAATCGGCGCGGGAGCGCGTCGCGCGCGTGCCCTTCCTGGACGAAATCGACCTGCGCTACCGGCATCGCGTGTCCGTGGCCGTACCCATGGCGCGCGCGGTCATGTTCTGCCTGATGGACGTCTCGGGGTCCATGGATGAGAACAAGAAAGACCTCGCCAAGCGCTTCTTCACCCTGCTGTACCTGTTCCTGATGCGCAAGTACGAGCGTGTCGAGCTGGTCTTCATCCGCCATACGGACAACGCGGAGGAAGTCGACGAAGACACGTTCTTCCATGATCCCAAGAGCGGCGGCACCGTGGTGCTGTCGGCCCTGGAGCTCATGAACGACATCATCGAAAAGCGCTATTCGCCGTCCACCTGGAACATCTATGCCGCGCAGGCCAGCGACGGCGATTCCTTCGGCGCGGACGCGGCGCGCAGCGCGCGGTATCTGTCCGAGCATCTGCTGACGGCGGCGCGGTATTTCGCCTATATCGAAATCCACGACACCCATGACGTGCGCAAGAGCAGCCTGTGGGCGGAGTACGAACGTGAGCCAGCGGAGCATTTCGTCATGCGACGCATCTCCGAACGTGGCGAGATTTTCTCCGTCTTCCACGAGCTGTTTAGGAAGGAGGCCGTAGCATGA
- a CDS encoding PrkA family serine protein kinase: MLNIVEGFKSQYAREQETELSLEEYLNLCKRDPMVYASPAERMLAAIGEPELVDTRNDLRLSRLFSNRVIRRYPAFKEFFGMEDVIAQIVSFFKHAAQGLEERKQILYLLGPVGGGKSSIAERLKTLMESYPIYCLKGSPVNETPLGLFNPNRFADTLEQDYGIPRRYLSGIMSPWAVKRLREFDGDISQFRVVRVNPSVLRQVAIAKTEPGDENNQDISSLVGKVDIRKLDRFSQDDPDAYSYSGGLCLANQGLLEFVEMFKAPIKMLHPLLTATQEGNFKGTEGFSAIPFNGSILAHSNESEWQTFRNNRHNEAFLDRIYIVKVPYCLQVTEEIQIYSKLLHNSSLAEAPCAPGTLDMMAQFSVLTRLKEPENSSIYSKMRVYDGESLKDVDPKAKALQEYKDYAGTDEGMNGVSTRFAYKILSSVFNYDQTEVAANPVHLMYVLEQRIAREDFPEDTRRRYLEFIKGYLAPRYAEFIGKEIQTAYLESYSEYGQNIFDRYVTFADCWIQDEEFRDPETGESFDRSALNDELEKIEKPAGIANPKDFRNEIVNFVLRARANNSGRNPTWTSYEKLREVIEKKMFSNTEDLLPVISFNAKASAEDKSKHQSFVERMVEKGYTEKQVRLLCEWYLRVRKSS, encoded by the coding sequence ATGCTGAACATCGTCGAAGGCTTCAAATCGCAGTATGCCCGTGAGCAGGAAACCGAGCTCTCGCTCGAGGAATACCTGAACCTGTGCAAGCGTGACCCCATGGTCTACGCCAGCCCCGCGGAACGAATGCTCGCTGCGATCGGTGAACCCGAACTCGTCGACACTCGCAACGACCTGCGGCTGTCCCGCTTGTTCTCCAACAGGGTGATCCGCCGTTATCCGGCCTTCAAGGAATTCTTCGGCATGGAGGACGTGATCGCCCAGATCGTTTCGTTCTTCAAGCATGCCGCGCAGGGTCTGGAAGAACGCAAGCAGATTCTCTATCTGCTGGGCCCGGTGGGCGGCGGAAAGTCCTCCATCGCCGAGCGTCTGAAGACGCTCATGGAAAGCTACCCGATCTACTGCCTGAAGGGCTCGCCCGTCAACGAGACGCCGCTGGGCCTGTTCAACCCCAATCGTTTCGCCGACACGCTGGAACAGGATTACGGCATACCGCGTCGTTACCTGAGCGGCATCATGTCGCCGTGGGCGGTCAAGCGGCTGCGCGAATTCGATGGCGATATCTCGCAATTCCGCGTGGTGCGCGTGAATCCTTCCGTGCTGCGCCAGGTGGCCATCGCCAAGACCGAGCCGGGCGACGAGAACAACCAGGATATTTCGTCCCTGGTGGGCAAGGTGGATATCCGCAAGCTGGATCGTTTTTCGCAAGACGATCCGGACGCCTACAGCTACTCCGGCGGCCTGTGCCTGGCCAATCAGGGGCTGCTGGAATTCGTGGAAATGTTCAAGGCGCCCATCAAGATGCTGCATCCCCTGCTGACGGCCACGCAGGAAGGCAACTTCAAGGGTACCGAGGGTTTTTCCGCGATTCCGTTCAATGGCAGCATCCTGGCGCACTCCAACGAGTCCGAATGGCAGACGTTCCGCAACAACCGCCACAACGAAGCCTTCCTGGACCGTATCTACATCGTCAAGGTGCCGTACTGCCTGCAGGTGACGGAAGAAATCCAGATCTACAGCAAGCTGCTGCATAACAGCTCGCTGGCCGAAGCCCCGTGCGCGCCCGGAACGCTGGACATGATGGCGCAGTTCTCGGTGCTGACCCGCCTCAAGGAGCCGGAGAATTCCAGCATCTATTCAAAGATGCGCGTGTATGACGGCGAAAGCCTGAAGGACGTCGACCCCAAGGCCAAGGCCCTGCAGGAATACAAGGATTATGCAGGGACGGATGAGGGCATGAACGGCGTGTCGACCCGTTTCGCGTACAAGATCCTGTCCAGCGTCTTCAACTACGACCAGACCGAGGTGGCGGCCAACCCCGTGCACCTGATGTACGTCCTGGAACAGCGCATCGCCCGCGAGGATTTCCCGGAAGACACGCGCCGCCGCTATCTGGAGTTCATCAAGGGCTACCTGGCGCCGCGCTATGCCGAGTTCATCGGCAAGGAAATCCAGACGGCCTACCTGGAATCCTATTCCGAGTACGGGCAGAACATTTTCGACCGCTACGTGACCTTCGCCGACTGCTGGATCCAGGACGAGGAATTCCGCGATCCGGAAACTGGCGAAAGCTTCGACCGGTCGGCCCTGAACGACGAACTGGAAAAGATCGAGAAACCGGCCGGGATCGCCAATCCCAAGGATTTCCGCAACGAAATCGTCAACTTCGTGCTGCGCGCCCGCGCCAACAACAGCGGCCGCAATCCCACGTGGACCAGCTACGAGAAGCTGCGCGAAGTTATCGAGAAGAAGATGTTCTCGAACACGGAAGACCTGCTGCCGGTCATCTCCTTCAATGCCAAGGCGTCGGCCGAGGACAAGAGCAAGCACCAGAGCTTCGTCGAGCGTATGGTCGAAAAGGGCTATACCGAAAAGCAGGTTCGCCTGTTGTGCGAGTGGTACTTGCGGGTGAGAAAGTCCTCCTGA
- a CDS encoding riboflavin synthase — MFTGIVAAVGRIVQVQPYESKDGGGGARVRIDAADLGLADVQLGDSIAVQGACMTVVALDGHSFEIDISRESLRLTAGLDRTGEVNLEKALRVGDALGGHLVSGHVDGLGTVVAYAPIGESRELIIRAPNEMAKYLAYKGSVTVNGISLTVNGVQDGAEGSDITINVIPHTQNMTTLRNVNVGDKVNLEIDTIARYVERMMRVSTVSGLPGA; from the coding sequence ATGTTTACCGGCATCGTCGCGGCAGTGGGCCGCATCGTGCAAGTGCAGCCCTATGAATCGAAGGATGGCGGCGGCGGCGCCCGCGTGCGCATCGATGCGGCCGATTTGGGGCTGGCCGACGTGCAGCTGGGCGACTCGATCGCTGTGCAGGGCGCCTGCATGACCGTGGTCGCCTTGGATGGCCACAGCTTCGAAATCGATATTTCGCGCGAAAGCTTGCGTCTGACAGCCGGCCTGGACCGTACTGGTGAAGTGAATCTGGAGAAAGCGCTGCGTGTCGGAGATGCCCTGGGCGGCCATCTGGTTTCCGGCCATGTGGACGGTTTGGGTACCGTCGTTGCGTATGCGCCGATAGGAGAATCGCGGGAGCTTATCATCCGCGCGCCAAACGAAATGGCCAAATACCTGGCCTACAAAGGCTCTGTTACGGTGAATGGCATCAGCCTTACGGTAAATGGCGTACAGGACGGTGCGGAGGGTAGTGACATCACCATTAACGTAATTCCCCATACCCAAAACATGACCACGTTGCGTAACGTAAACGTAGGCGACAAAGTGAACTTGGAGATCGACACGATCGCGCGCTACGTCGAACGCATGATGCGGGTGTCCACCGTCTCGGGCTTGCCGGGCGCCTGA
- the ribD gene encoding bifunctional diaminohydroxyphosphoribosylaminopyrimidine deaminase/5-amino-6-(5-phosphoribosylamino)uracil reductase RibD: protein MFAEQDLHWMRHALDLARTVLHTTSPNPRVGCVIVRDGLILGEGATQPPGGPHAEICALRDAAARGLSVTGATFYVTLEPCSHFGRTPPCVDAVLAAAPGRVVVAMGDPNPQVNGAGLARLRAQGVPVTTGVCLPEALALNAGFAARMSRGMPWLWAKTAASLDGRSALHNGMSQWITGPAARADGHAWRARADVVLTGMGTVQKDDPRLTVRDVAVPRQPRKAVVDGRLQISESARLFDGEEVWVFTAHDDPVKAERLRRRNARVIVLPGPEPGRVDLHAMLRWMARQHVNEVHVEAGAGLTGALLSAGCVDEILAYIAPVLLGDAYAMVKLPMLSDLADARRFEFIDALPIGGDVRLRGRFADRWQALLSAANPR, encoded by the coding sequence ATGTTCGCGGAACAGGATCTCCATTGGATGCGCCATGCCCTGGATCTGGCCAGGACGGTGCTCCATACCACCTCGCCCAACCCCAGGGTGGGCTGCGTGATCGTCCGGGATGGCCTCATCCTGGGCGAGGGCGCTACCCAGCCCCCTGGCGGTCCTCACGCCGAGATCTGTGCCCTGCGCGATGCCGCCGCGCGCGGTCTTTCGGTCACCGGAGCCACTTTCTACGTCACCCTGGAGCCCTGCAGCCATTTCGGGCGCACGCCGCCCTGCGTGGATGCCGTACTCGCGGCCGCGCCGGGCCGCGTGGTGGTGGCCATGGGCGACCCCAATCCTCAGGTGAACGGCGCCGGCCTGGCCAGGCTCCGGGCGCAGGGCGTTCCCGTCACCACCGGCGTCTGCCTGCCGGAGGCCCTGGCACTGAACGCCGGGTTCGCGGCCAGGATGAGCAGGGGCATGCCCTGGCTCTGGGCGAAGACGGCGGCGTCCCTGGACGGTCGCAGTGCATTGCATAACGGAATGTCGCAATGGATAACGGGCCCGGCGGCGCGTGCCGACGGCCATGCCTGGCGGGCACGCGCCGACGTCGTCCTGACGGGCATGGGCACCGTGCAGAAGGACGATCCACGGCTGACCGTGCGCGACGTGGCCGTGCCGCGCCAACCGCGCAAGGCGGTCGTGGACGGGCGTCTGCAGATCTCCGAATCCGCGCGCCTGTTCGACGGCGAGGAAGTGTGGGTCTTCACAGCCCATGACGACCCGGTCAAGGCGGAGCGCCTGCGACGGCGCAATGCCCGGGTCATCGTGCTGCCAGGCCCGGAGCCGGGCCGTGTCGACCTGCACGCCATGTTGCGCTGGATGGCGCGCCAACACGTCAACGAGGTCCACGTCGAAGCCGGCGCGGGCTTGACTGGCGCGCTGCTGTCCGCCGGCTGCGTGGATGAGATCCTGGCGTATATCGCCCCGGTATTGCTGGGCGATGCCTACGCCATGGTTAAGCTGCCCATGCTTTCCGACCTCGCCGACGCCCGGCGTTTCGAGTTCATCGACGCGCTGCCGATCGGTGGCGACGTGCGCCTGCGGGGGCGTTTCGCCGATCGCTGGCAGGCATTGCTGAGTGCTGCCAACCCCCGTTGA
- the nrdR gene encoding transcriptional regulator NrdR, translated as MRCPFCGHADTQVIDSRVMEEGETIRRRRRCQHCDKRFTTYERVELAMPSIVKRNGSRSEYDQAKLRASLSLALRKRPVSTEDVDAAVARIEESLLTSGKREVPSAYVGELVMTELRKLDKVAYVRFASVYRSFEDIGEFIEAIREMQGPLLSGKLRKEP; from the coding sequence GTGCGCTGTCCGTTCTGCGGCCATGCCGATACCCAGGTGATCGATAGCCGGGTGATGGAAGAAGGCGAAACCATCCGCCGGCGCCGGCGTTGCCAGCATTGCGACAAGCGCTTCACCACGTACGAGCGGGTGGAGCTGGCCATGCCTTCCATCGTCAAGCGCAACGGCAGCCGCAGCGAATACGACCAGGCCAAGCTGCGCGCCAGCCTGTCCCTGGCGCTCCGCAAACGCCCGGTCAGCACGGAAGACGTCGATGCCGCGGTGGCGCGTATCGAGGAAAGCCTGCTGACCAGCGGCAAGCGGGAAGTCCCTTCCGCCTATGTGGGTGAATTGGTCATGACCGAACTGCGCAAGCTGGACAAGGTCGCCTACGTCCGGTTTGCCTCGGTCTATCGCAGTTTCGAGGATATCGGCGAGTTCATAGAGGCCATACGCGAAATGCAGGGTCCCTTGTTGTCCGGTAAGTTGCGCAAAGAACCCTGA
- the glyA gene encoding serine hydroxymethyltransferase, which produces MFDRTRTISQVDEEVWAAIQKENTRQEQHIELIASENYASPAVMQAQGTQLTNKYAEGYPGKRYYGGCEYVDIVEQLAIDRLKELFGAEAANVQPNSGSQANQGVYMAVLKPGDKVLGMSLAEGGHLTHGASVNASGKLYNFLPYGLDADEVLDYGKVESLAQEHKPKLIVAGASAYALHIDFERMARIARDNGALFMVDIAHYAGLVAGGAYPNPVPHADFVTSTTHKSLRGPRGGVIMMKAEYEKAINSAIFPGIQGGPLMHVIAAKAVAFKEALQPEFRDYAHQVARNAKVLAETLVKRGLRIVSGRTESHVMLVDLRAKGITGKEAEAVLGQAHITVNKNAIPNDPEKPFVTSGIRLGTPAITTRGFKEAETELTANLIADVLDDPRNEANIASVRERVNALTARLPVYG; this is translated from the coding sequence ATGTTCGACCGTACCCGCACCATCTCCCAGGTTGATGAAGAAGTCTGGGCCGCCATCCAGAAGGAAAACACCCGCCAGGAGCAGCACATCGAGCTGATCGCGTCGGAAAACTACGCCAGCCCGGCCGTCATGCAGGCCCAGGGCACGCAGCTGACCAACAAATACGCGGAAGGGTATCCGGGCAAGCGCTACTACGGCGGTTGCGAGTACGTCGACATCGTGGAACAGCTGGCCATCGACCGCCTGAAGGAACTGTTCGGTGCCGAGGCGGCCAACGTCCAGCCGAATTCCGGCTCGCAGGCCAACCAGGGCGTCTACATGGCGGTGCTCAAGCCGGGCGACAAGGTGCTCGGCATGAGCCTGGCCGAAGGCGGCCACCTGACGCACGGCGCCTCGGTCAATGCCTCGGGCAAGCTGTACAACTTCCTGCCCTACGGCCTGGACGCCGACGAAGTGCTGGACTACGGCAAGGTGGAATCGCTGGCGCAGGAACACAAGCCCAAGCTCATCGTCGCCGGCGCGTCCGCCTATGCGCTGCATATCGATTTCGAACGCATGGCCCGCATCGCCCGCGACAACGGCGCGCTGTTCATGGTCGATATCGCGCACTATGCCGGGCTGGTCGCCGGCGGCGCCTATCCCAATCCGGTGCCCCACGCCGATTTCGTGACCTCGACCACGCACAAATCGCTGCGCGGCCCCCGCGGCGGCGTCATCATGATGAAGGCCGAGTACGAAAAAGCCATCAATTCGGCGATTTTCCCGGGCATCCAGGGCGGTCCGCTGATGCACGTCATTGCCGCCAAGGCGGTGGCCTTCAAGGAAGCGCTGCAGCCCGAATTCCGCGACTACGCCCATCAGGTCGCCCGGAATGCCAAGGTGCTGGCCGAAACCCTGGTCAAGCGCGGCCTGCGCATCGTGTCCGGCCGCACCGAAAGCCACGTCATGCTGGTCGACCTGCGCGCCAAGGGCATCACCGGCAAGGAAGCCGAAGCGGTGCTGGGCCAGGCCCATATCACGGTCAACAAGAACGCCATCCCGAACGACCCGGAAAAGCCGTTCGTCACCAGCGGCATACGCCTGGGCACCCCCGCCATCACGACCCGGGGTTTCAAGGAAGCGGAAACCGAGCTGACCGCCAACCTGATCGCCGACGTGCTGGACGATCCGCGCAACGAAGCGAACATCGCCTCGGTGCGCGAGCGCGTGAACGCGCTCACGGCCCGCCTGCCGGTCTACGGCTGA
- a CDS encoding YbhB/YbcL family Raf kinase inhibitor-like protein, which yields MKLASLSFSDHESIPERYAFARIDPQSHVALADNFNPQFSWDDVPEGTQSFVMVCQDPYVPSKPDDVNQEGRVVPADLPRVEFFHWVLIDLPANMREIEEGAFSNGITPRGKGGPLAPHDARQGINDYTGWFAADRDMSGDYFGYDGPCPPWNDVLVHHYIFTLYALSVPRLDVEGTFNGKQVLQAIQGKVLAQASLTGTYTLNPELAPKVIGTTSA from the coding sequence ATGAAGCTAGCGAGCTTGTCTTTTTCCGATCATGAGTCCATCCCCGAGCGTTATGCCTTCGCGCGGATCGACCCACAGTCGCATGTCGCGCTGGCCGATAATTTCAATCCCCAGTTCTCCTGGGACGACGTGCCGGAAGGCACACAGTCGTTCGTCATGGTCTGCCAGGACCCATACGTGCCCAGCAAGCCGGACGACGTCAACCAGGAAGGGCGGGTCGTCCCCGCCGACCTGCCGCGCGTGGAGTTCTTCCATTGGGTCCTGATCGACCTGCCGGCGAACATGCGGGAAATTGAAGAAGGCGCGTTTTCCAACGGCATCACGCCGCGTGGCAAGGGCGGCCCGCTGGCGCCGCACGACGCCCGCCAGGGCATCAACGACTACACCGGCTGGTTCGCCGCCGACCGCGACATGAGCGGGGACTACTTCGGCTACGACGGTCCCTGCCCGCCGTGGAACGACGTCCTGGTGCACCACTACATCTTTACGCTGTACGCGCTGAGCGTGCCGCGCCTGGACGTGGAAGGCACCTTCAACGGCAAGCAGGTGCTGCAGGCCATCCAGGGCAAGGTCCTGGCGCAGGCCTCGTTGACCGGCACATACACGCTGAATCCCGAGCTGGCGCCCAAAGTCATCGGCACCACCTCCGCTTGA
- the tyrS gene encoding tyrosine--tRNA ligase translates to MSQSEAPITPEVEADLRVAKRGCDELLVESEFVRKLARSRATGVPLRIKLGLDPTAPDIHLGHTVVLNKMRQLQDLGHTVIFLIGDFTSMIGDPSGRNSTRPPLTREQIESNAKTYYAQASMVLDPDRTEIRYNSEWSDPLGARGMIQLASRYTVARMMEREDFTKRFKGGIPISVHEFLYPLMQGYDSVALKSDLELGGTDQKFNLLVGRELQKEYGQEPQCILTMPLLEGTDGVDKMSKSKGNYIGISEAPSSMFGKLMSISDTLMWRYFELLSFRTLDDIAALKAATEAGRNPRDAKVELAQEIVGRFHGAQAGRDALAEFEARFRDGAMPEDMPEVTVAGAPLGILKILREAGLAASGAEAQRNVEQGGVRVNGDKVEDKSLQLSPGVYVIQVGKRKFARVTLAA, encoded by the coding sequence ATGTCTCAATCCGAAGCCCCCATCACCCCAGAGGTCGAAGCCGATCTCCGTGTCGCCAAGCGCGGCTGCGACGAGCTGCTCGTCGAGTCGGAATTCGTGCGCAAGCTGGCCCGCAGCCGGGCCACCGGCGTGCCCCTGCGCATCAAACTGGGCTTGGATCCCACGGCGCCCGATATCCATCTGGGCCACACGGTCGTCCTGAACAAGATGCGGCAGCTCCAGGATCTGGGCCATACGGTCATCTTCCTGATCGGCGACTTCACCTCCATGATCGGCGATCCCAGCGGTCGGAACAGTACCCGTCCCCCTTTGACGCGCGAGCAGATCGAGTCGAACGCCAAAACGTATTACGCACAGGCCAGCATGGTGCTGGACCCCGATCGGACGGAAATCCGCTACAACTCCGAGTGGTCGGATCCCCTGGGCGCCCGCGGCATGATCCAGTTGGCCTCCCGCTATACGGTGGCCCGCATGATGGAGCGCGAAGACTTCACCAAGCGGTTCAAGGGCGGGATCCCCATCTCGGTGCATGAATTCCTGTACCCCTTGATGCAGGGCTACGATTCCGTGGCCCTGAAATCGGACCTGGAATTGGGCGGCACGGACCAGAAGTTCAACCTGCTGGTCGGGCGCGAGCTGCAGAAGGAATACGGGCAGGAGCCGCAGTGCATCCTGACCATGCCGCTCTTGGAAGGCACCGACGGCGTCGACAAGATGTCCAAGTCCAAGGGCAACTACATCGGCATCTCGGAAGCCCCGTCTTCGATGTTCGGCAAGCTGATGTCGATTTCCGATACGCTGATGTGGCGCTATTTCGAACTGCTGTCCTTCCGCACGCTGGACGACATCGCCGCGCTGAAGGCGGCGACCGAGGCGGGCCGCAATCCGCGCGACGCCAAGGTCGAGCTGGCGCAGGAAATCGTCGGGCGCTTCCACGGCGCGCAGGCGGGCCGGGACGCGTTGGCGGAATTCGAGGCGCGCTTTCGGGACGGCGCCATGCCGGAAGACATGCCCGAGGTCACGGTGGCCGGCGCGCCCCTGGGCATACTCAAGATATTGAGGGAAGCCGGGCTGGCCGCGTCGGGCGCCGAGGCGCAGCGTAACGTCGAACAGGGAGGCGTCCGCGTCAACGGCGACAAGGTGGAAGACAAATCGTTGCAATTGTCCCCGGGCGTGTACGTCATCCAGGTGGGAAAACGGAAGTTCGCGCGTGTTACCTTGGCGGCGTAG